TACCATGTGCTGTAACGGAGAATCTTTGAATAATTTTACTTTCTCTAGAAAGACATTCCACACCACTTTATTGTCCCTATTGATACCAATAATTTCCTTTTCCTTTACAGCAATTAAATTCCCTTTTGCATCATAGGAAAAATCCAATATAAATTCCTCTTCTAAATAATTAGAAGCTATAAGCTGCCCCTTTAAATCATAGGTTAAAAGATGACTCTCTAAGCTGTTTTTTGTCATAATCGTATTTATTGCTATTAAATCATGGGCTTTCGAGATAGACATATTTAAAACTTGACCTTCTCCCAACAGAATACTTCCATGCTTTCTCCCCTCATCATCTAAAATTATCAATTCTGTCATATTATTTTTTGTAGGATACTGAAGGAGAACATAGTTGTCTTCCTCTACTTTAAAATTACTTAAAGCGTCTTCCATAGTATATCGATAGACAACTTCGCCACCTTTACCTACCCTGATAAGCTGATTTTTGTTGTTATCTACTACATATATGTCTTTCATATGGGCTTTTAATATAGGATTAACAATACCTAAATGAAGGTTCCACTTTTGTACCCCCGCTGTGTCATAAAAATACAATATGCCATCCCAATACTGGACTACACCATCTTCTAGTTTTCCATAAACAATGTCACTACTATGGCTGGTTTCTATTTCCTCCATTAAATATACAACTTTTTCAGAAGAAGTCATTGCAGTTCTTATGTTTTTTATTATTTGAGGACTAAGCAGCACTAAAATCATTACAATTAATAAAGATAACTTTTTTCTTCTGTTTATCATAAACTACCTCCCCGTTTCACGCGAAACAAATATATTGCCCTTTGATCCCTTCTTAATCACCTATCTATATATTCCTCAAATAATTGAAAATTCCTTTTTCTATTTCCAAGGAAATGAGTACTTATCTGCCTCCTTTTAATAAAATTGCACCAATAAATAAAAAACCAATGTATCCAAAAAGTGGATAAAAGAGCATCACAAGATTTTTAAATCCTAAGGTTGCCAAAGGTATAGCAATGATACAAATAAAAATCGTTATCCACTTCTTTTTAATTCCTGTTATAAAAGAAAACCGCTGTATACTACCATATCCATTAGCAATAGATGTAGTAAACATTGCTAAAA
The sequence above is drawn from the Clostridium formicaceticum genome and encodes:
- a CDS encoding DUF5711 family protein, producing MINRRKKLSLLIVMILVLLSPQIIKNIRTAMTSSEKVVYLMEEIETSHSSDIVYGKLEDGVVQYWDGILYFYDTAGVQKWNLHLGIVNPILKAHMKDIYVVDNNKNQLIRVGKGGEVVYRYTMEDALSNFKVEEDNYVLLQYPTKNNMTELIILDDEGRKHGSILLGEGQVLNMSISKAHDLIAINTIMTKNSLESHLLTYDLKGQLIASNYLEEEFILDFSYDAKGNLIAVKEKEIIGINRDNKVVWNVFLEKVKLFKDSPLQHMVVYSGEESRNRLIYMKEGEGVKVVQYDGKIAGKTKTEEALLGIDTYNGEILLYSLRTIYLIDKKANVLVEYKYSSDIEEVFVFSKGHVAVVTKGKLSFLRILEA